One Triticum dicoccoides isolate Atlit2015 ecotype Zavitan chromosome 5B, WEW_v2.0, whole genome shotgun sequence genomic window carries:
- the LOC119305400 gene encoding OPA3-like protein, producing MQRWLIGRATDIHIRPLNEEKAIQAATDLLGERFIFSVAYGAIIFEVHRSDKSEARKEEACNKALEEIKEKMEELEREKQMMKLRVAEVERVTGVGGGWPWVLPRAFTSGAAQAEPEPAAQQATAT from the exons ATGCAGAGGTGGCTTATTGGACGTGCAACTGACATTCACATTAGGCCCCTGAATGAAGAGAAAGCTATTCAAGCTGCTACAGATCTTCTTGGTGAACGGTTCATTTTCTCG GTTGCTTATGGTGCAATAATCTTTGAGGTTCATAGAAGTGACAAGTCAGAAGCCAGAAAAGAAGAGGCTTGTAATAAGGCACTGGAG gaaataaaggagaagatggaggagctcgagagggaaaagCAGATGATGAAGCTGAGAGTGGCCGAGGTGGAGCGGGTAACCGGGGTAGGGGGAGGGTGGCCGTGGGTTCTTCCAAGGGCCTTCACTTCCGGCGCTGCCCAGGCAGAGCCAGAGCCAGCAGCTCAGCAGGCCACGGCTACTTAG